One window from the genome of Salmo salar chromosome ssa25, Ssal_v3.1, whole genome shotgun sequence encodes:
- the insig2 gene encoding insulin-induced gene 2 protein isoform X1 — protein sequence MADSTVVSDQQRSGSSQTAPSRAPYIAVITNRSTTLVIRGFMLFSIGVFLALVLNLLQVQRNVTLFPPDVISSIFSSAWWVAPCCGTASAIIGLLYPCIDCRLGEPHKFKREWSSVMRCVAVFVGINHASAKVDFANNVQLSLTLAALSIGLWWTFDRSRSGFGLGVVIALLATLSTQLLVYNGVFQWVYLSRFSVHSLLVTLHLLRWCDNHGEHRTTASPV from the exons ATGGCCGACTCCACAGTAGTCAGCGACCAGCAGCGGTCTGGGTCCAGTCAGACCGCTCCTTCCAGAGCACCATACATTGCAGTGATCACCAACAGAAGCACCACCCTGGTGATCCGTGGGTTCATGCTGTTCTCTATAGGAGTTTTCCTGGCTCTGGTGCTCAACCTGCTGCAG GTACAGAGGAATGTCACTCTGTTCCCGCCTGATGTCATCAGTAGCATCTTCTCATCAGCCTGGTGGGTGGCGCCCTGCTGTGGGACCGCCTCAG caATAATCGGTCTGTTGTATCCATGCATTGACTGTCGGCTCGGCGAGCCCCACAAGTTCAAGCGGGAGTGGTCCAGTGTGATGCGCTGTGTGGCCGTGTTCGTGGGCATCAACCATGCCAGCGCT AAAGTGGACTTTGCGAACAACGTGCAGCTGTCCCTGACGCTGGCAGCCCTGTCCATCGGCCTCTGGTGGACGTTTGACCGGTCTCGCTCTGGCTTTGGCCTGGGGGTGGTCATCGCCCTGCTGGCCACTCTATCCACTCAGCTCCTGGTCTACAACGGAGTCTTTCAGTGG GTATACCTCTCCAGATTTTCTGTACATTCGCTCCTGGTTACCTTGCATCTTCTTCGCTGGTGTGATAACCATGGGGAACATAGGACGACAGCTAGCCCTG TATGA
- the insig2 gene encoding insulin-induced gene 2 protein, which translates to MADSTVVSDQQRSGSSQTAPSRAPYIAVITNRSTTLVIRGFMLFSIGVFLALVLNLLQVQRNVTLFPPDVISSIFSSAWWVAPCCGTASAIIGLLYPCIDCRLGEPHKFKREWSSVMRCVAVFVGINHASAKVDFANNVQLSLTLAALSIGLWWTFDRSRSGFGLGVVIALLATLSTQLLVYNGVFQYTSPDFLYIRSWLPCIFFAGVITMGNIGRQLALYECKLMSEKTHQD; encoded by the exons ATGGCCGACTCCACAGTAGTCAGCGACCAGCAGCGGTCTGGGTCCAGTCAGACCGCTCCTTCCAGAGCACCATACATTGCAGTGATCACCAACAGAAGCACCACCCTGGTGATCCGTGGGTTCATGCTGTTCTCTATAGGAGTTTTCCTGGCTCTGGTGCTCAACCTGCTGCAG GTACAGAGGAATGTCACTCTGTTCCCGCCTGATGTCATCAGTAGCATCTTCTCATCAGCCTGGTGGGTGGCGCCCTGCTGTGGGACCGCCTCAG caATAATCGGTCTGTTGTATCCATGCATTGACTGTCGGCTCGGCGAGCCCCACAAGTTCAAGCGGGAGTGGTCCAGTGTGATGCGCTGTGTGGCCGTGTTCGTGGGCATCAACCATGCCAGCGCT AAAGTGGACTTTGCGAACAACGTGCAGCTGTCCCTGACGCTGGCAGCCCTGTCCATCGGCCTCTGGTGGACGTTTGACCGGTCTCGCTCTGGCTTTGGCCTGGGGGTGGTCATCGCCCTGCTGGCCACTCTATCCACTCAGCTCCTGGTCTACAACGGAGTCTTTCA GTATACCTCTCCAGATTTTCTGTACATTCGCTCCTGGTTACCTTGCATCTTCTTCGCTGGTGTGATAACCATGGGGAACATAGGACGACAGCTAGCCCTG TATGAATGCAAACTTATGTCAGAAAAGACTCATCAAGACTGA